One window of the Ananas comosus cultivar F153 linkage group 21, ASM154086v1, whole genome shotgun sequence genome contains the following:
- the LOC109726799 gene encoding eukaryotic translation initiation factor 3 subunit M-like, with translation MATIVATSEEDPVLAVVRFTSELAWADAGPEVAEPQVTRLCMEAQDCMLTGRWLDLVSLMLTSADLVVSRVSEKDLECIFTVICNLVTRPSSPDEALEMAKQISAKIIQQPDDKPALRLKILFILYNLLEDPYSKFFVYMKALKLAAAGQVTESIIPSFKKIDSFLQEWNIEKMEQRELFLAISAVLKDNRSTSKDSFAFLNKYLATFSGSGEDAYTMNDAKEEAVRAIIEFVKSPDVFQCDLLDLPAVAQLEKDGKHALVYQLLKIFLTQRLDAYLDFQAANSTLLKSYGLVHEDCITKMRLMSLLDLSSKGSGEIPYSLIKDALQITDDEVEHWVVKAIMSKIIDCKMDQMNQIVIVSRHTERAFGLSQWQNLHSKLRVWRSNIANAVSTIQANKVSEDGMQAMQGLVIR, from the exons ATGGCGACGATCGTGGCGACGTCGGAGGAGGATCCCGTGCTCGCGGTGGTTCGATTCACCTCCGAGCTCGCTTGGGCCGACGCCGGTCCAGAG GTTGCGGAACCTCAAGTGACGAGGCTCTGTATGGAAGCCCAAGACTGTATGCTTACAGGGAGATGGTTGGATTTGGTTTCTCTCATGCTTACCTCTGCCGACCTGGTCGTGTCGCGAGTTTCGGAGAAAG ATCTTGAATGTATCTTCACAGTAATCTGCAACCTTGTTACGAGGCCTAGTTCACCTGATGAAGCACTTGAAATGGCAAAGCAGATTTCTGCAAAGATTATCCAACAGCCAGATGATAAACCTGCTCTCCGCTTGAAGAT TCTGTTCATCCTGTACAATCTGCTAGAGGACCCATACAGCAAGTTCTTTGTGTACATGAAAGCGCTTAAATTGGCCGCAGCTGGTCAAGTTACTGAAAGCATAATACCTTCTTTCAAAAAGATTGATAGCTTTTTGCAAGAATGGAATATTGAAAAGATGGAGCAAAGGGAACTATTTCTTGCCATCTCTGCAGTTCTGAAGGACAATAGAAG CACGAGTAAAGATTCTTTTGCCTTTTTGAACAAGTATTTAGCAACATTTTCTGGTAGTGGCGAAGATGCATATACGATGAATGATGCAAAAGAGGAAGCTGTACGAGCTATTATTGAGTTTGTCAAGTCTCCAGACGTCTTTCAG TGTGATTTGTTAGATTTGCCTGCTGTTGCACAGCTTGAGAAAGATGGAAAACATGCATTGGTATACCAACTACTGAAGATATTTCTCACCCAAAGGCTCGATGCTTACTTAGATTTCCAAGCTGCAAATTCCACCTTACTGAAAAGTTATG GCCTAGTTCATGAGGATTGTATCACAAAAATGCGATTGATGTCATTGCTGGATCTCAGTTCCAAAGGTTCTGGGGAGATTCCTTATTCTCTAATAAAGGATGCACTTCAG ATCACTGATGATGAGGTGGAACATTGGGTTGTAAAAGCAATAATGTCCAAAATTATAGACTGCAAAATGGATCAGATGAATCAGATCGTGATTGTCAG TCGGCATACGGAGCGTGCCTTTGGGCTATCACAATGGCAAAATCTCCATTCAAAACTGAGAGTTTGGAGG AGTAATATTGCCAATGCAGTCAGCACAATCCAGGCTAACAAGGTATCTGAGGATGGAATGCAGGCAATGCAAGGATTAGTCATTCGTTGA